A window of Mastomys coucha isolate ucsf_1 unplaced genomic scaffold, UCSF_Mcou_1 pScaffold1, whole genome shotgun sequence genomic DNA:
ACATCAACAAGCCTAAGTGGTTAGTACTTTTATGGCCAATATTTCTATGTAATAAGGGTGACTTCATAAGAAATTATTAATCTTTATGATCAGCATTCTTGACATGGTGAAAATTACCTTTGTCTTGATAAGAGACTCTGATGGGCAGCGAGTAATGGATCCTGAAGGTGTGTGTCTGGAAAGGTCCAACAGCACGCTCAAAGCGGCGCCTCCTGACCTGTGCTGCCTCCCCGTACACTGAGTAGTTGATGGCAGGCTGCCGCCTTGTGCACTTCTTCATGGGCTCCTGTTTATAAGTGTATTGCTGAATGCTGCCACCTATTACACAGTAGGAAAGGCACAACAGACAACTCATGGCACCCACCCAGAAAAGAATGGGTTTCAGTTgcctctacattttttttttttttggttcttcacaaatatatgtttaataatggCTATTGTTAATACTGTTCTTGAAATATAGTAATACCTAAGACCTAGAATATGTGTTGAACAAATGAATCCAACAAATTGCATTCTTTATATTAGTGATCTGAAAGTCCAGATGATTGATGGTTCATATTGCAGGAGATCTAAATACTTCTTATGgcctaaaatatttattcattaaagcTATTTTATTCTTGCCATTAAGAATACTTTTTGATAATAAACCtagcaattaaaaagaaaagactcctTAAAGAACAGTGTCACATTGACAATTGTATAATACATACCTCTCTTGAAAAAGTACACAGATTCAGGCCTGTCCTTGTACTTGGCTATTGAGAGAGCAGCCACTATCTTCCCTGTTAGTCCTCCAAAGCCTTTGACAATTTGTTTAGGATACCCAGCATCTACTACATCGTTGGTGAAGCGCCAGTACTGAGAATCCTGGTGGttataaaggagaaaatgatgttAAAGGTTTTGTAGGCATGTTTCTGGAATCATTCTCAGATTGAAGTGTAGGGAGAACACAATAAATTGGTTGAATTTGAATAAGCATATCAGATTGTCCTTTTTCAGGAGAACAATTTATCATTTCAGAGTTGAAGGTTAGGATCATGTTAAGACAAGGTGCAGCTGCATTGTTTTCTCCTCACCAGTATTGTGTTACCTTAAAGAAGAACGTCTTCCCTTCACAGTTACATCTAGTAAAAACAGTGTCAATAGGAGAGGGAATACCCCAGACTTCAGTAATTCTGCGTGCTGGAGATGGTGGTCTGAGGGGATTCAGCATCCAGAAATAATgacctaaaaattaaaaagacttgTCAGTCTGCAGTCTGAGGTCTAAATCATGTCccccacagaaaaggaaaagaagtgcgatgattataaagaaaaatggagtCACTGTGTAAAGAAGTGCCTGGACAAGCCGGGCggtgtgttggcacacaccttccagcacttgggaggcagaggtagggggacttctgagttccaggccagcctggtctaccgagtgagttccaggacagcaagggctacacagggaaaccctgcctcgaaaacaaaaaaaacaaaaaccaaaaaaaaaagaagtgcctGGACATAGAGCCAGgtgaaaatgagaaaatctgTGTTTTCCTAAATATTTCTTAGACCCAAAATATAGCAGAAGATATTTTGAGACAATTTAgtttctagttttaatttttttaattgaaaatttgaggttgtttttgagacaatctgtacaccaggctggccttgaacttagagagatCCACCTACTCCCAGCTCCTGGGTATTGGGATTAAGGGAGTATTTACCACACCCACCttgattttaatttgatttttttttttaatttatatgtatctGGGTTTGCAGGGTCCATGTGAAGGTCAtgggacaacttgtaggagttggtcctctcctccCTCAGTGTAGGTCTCAGAGTGGGAGTCAGTTTTCGCCTGCCTTGGTGTAGGTCTCAAAGGTCAATACAGGCCACCAGACTTGACAGTCACTATCTCTTCCATTGAGTCAGCTCATCAGTTCGTTCTCTGCTTTCCCTAAAGTCTTTGCCTTTGTGGCGTAGAGCTCTTAGGTTTGTGTTTTTACTATACAGAATTGGTGTTATAACTTAATGACTAGTACAATCTATTGAACCTTTACtgtgtataatattttattgttaattcTTAATCTGCATTCTAAGAAGACTAAAATAACAGAAAGTTCATGGGAAATTTACTTAATTCTCTGTAACTCCAGAACAAAAAAGTACAACAACTTTTCTTACCTCACAGAGGaggaattattttctaaaaataaattgttgAGAGAATGCAAATCTCTATCAGATCCTTTAATTTGAAATTGGAACTTAGAAATCctatccacacacagacatgcatgctcacaggcatatacacatgcacaaagaaaCCTTAAGAGATAACAAGTCAAGTTCTTTGTTGCATTTATGTACCTAGATtaataatgttttcatttactGTAGAATCATGCAGTCCAGTTAGCACCTTGTGATTTTGTTCTcagaaaatgccaacacaaagcAGGAAGAAGCAGGTTTATATTATATAACTCACCTCGAAATGCAACTAATGTCCCATTGTGCAGAGTAGTTAGCCCATCCACTGGCTTACCATTGCATAAATTGGTCTCatctaaaatcaacaaaattacacaaaacagaaggaagaaatcaacAAAGACAATATAGAACCGAAGGAGAAAAGCAATTTGTTCTTTTCAAATCCTTACAGGATTCTGTTTCCTGTTTACCCTCTAAGATCTAGTAAGGAGAAAAGGAAGTGGTAATGTTCCATAGTTCTGCTTACCTAACATAATAAATACCATTCAGGAAtgctacataaaaataataggtaTAAGAGGCCAAGTTATCTTGATCTTCATGTATGTGAGGTATTAGACACTGAGGTTTACAGTGagaaaaggaattttatttttccttcgtGAGAGTACAATCTACCTAAATTATTTTGACATTCTCTATCCTATTTCTGCTCCCAACAGACATGTCTGAAGTTAGCCACCACTAAGTTTCTTATGCTAATTTCTACTCAGTCTCCTGGATAATAAATATTCTATGAGCACTCTTAATCTACACACCTCTAAGGGAGCTATAACCAAGCTTGATAAGTTCACGAGTTAGAGTTTAAGATAGTGAATCTCAGTAGGGAGATACTAGAACAGGTAAGTAACTGATTCTTACCTGAAAGCATGGGATTGATGTTAATGCCTTGGTTGAGTCCCCCGGCCAAGAGATCAGTGCCTGGAACAGCTGTGGGGAATAGCACAGGGGGCCTGGGAATCAGAGGTTTTTCTCCTTCACCTCTATCGGCATCTTCATGATCTGGGTTTACTTCAGCTGtttcagagtttggagtttgtttAGGGATGGTGGTAGTTGGCAGCATGACTTCTAGAGGGGTAGTATTCAGTTCAGGCGTTGTTGAAGTTGTCTTTAGAGGAGATGGTGTAGTTTTTGGTTTTCTCGTTTTTGGTGTCTTTGGCTTTTTGGTTGAGGTGGGCTTCTTGGGTGCTTTGGTTGGCTTTTTGGTAGAGGCGGGCTTGGGTGCTTTGGTTGGTTTCTGTAGTTTTAGAGTTGTCTTAGAATCTTCTGATGCAGGAGTTGTTTCTTCAGGTTTGTTCTGAGTCTCTTCTGCTGGAGTAGTTACTTTGGGTGCAAGAGTTGTTGTTTTCAGAGTCGTGATTTTGGGTGATGTGGTACCTTGAGTTGTAGACATTATTTGACTGGTGGTACTTGCTTTTGATTCAGTAGTCTCTTCTGGTATGCTTGTTGTCTCCATTGTCCTCTTTGGGGCAACAGTTGTAGTTTGGGTTGTGTCTTTTTCTGTTGTCTTCTCTTTAGCAGTTGTCTTTTCAAGTTTGTTTACCTCAGGAGTCTCAGTTGGTACAGTGGGCTCCTTGGGATAATTTTCAAGAGCCTTTGGTGTGGGTGCCTCAGCAAACTCAGCTGATACTTCATCAGGGGTCTTGGGAGTAGTGGGTTCAGGATCCTCAGGGATGGTGGGTGCAGGCTCCTTGGGGGTGGTGGGTTCAGGTTCCTTGGGGGTGGTGGGTGCAGGCTCTTTGGGGGTGATGGGNNNNNNNNNNNNNNNNNNNNNNNNNNNNNNNNNNNNNNNNNNNNNNNNNNNNNNNNNNNNNNNNNNNNNNNNNNNNNNNNNNNNNNNNNNNNNNNNNNNNNNNNNNNNNNNNNNNNNNNNNNNNNNNNNNNNNNNNNNNNNNNNNNNNNNNNNNNNNNNNNNNNNNNNNNNNNNNNNNNNNNNNNNNNNNNNNNNNNNNNNNNNNNNNNNNNNNNNNNNNNNNNNNNNNNNNNNNNNNNNNNNNNNNNNNNNNNNNNNNNNNNNNNNNNNNNNNNNNNNNNNNNNNNNNNNNNNNNNNNNNNNNNNNNNNNNNNNNNNNNNNNNNNNNNNNNNNNNNNNNNNNNNNNNNNNNNNNNNNNNNNNNNNNNNNNNNNNNNNNNNNNNNNNNNNNNNNNNNNNNNNNNNNNNNNNNNNNNNNNNNNNNNNNNNNNNNNNNNNNNNNNNNNNNNNNNNNNNNNNNNNNNNNNNNNNNNNNNNNNNNNNNNNNNNNNNNNNNNNNNNNNNNNNNNNNNNNNNNNNNNNNNNNNNNNNNNNNNNNNNNNNNNNNNNNNNNNNNNNNNNNNNNNNNNNNNNNNNNNNNNNNNNNNNNNNNNNNNNNNNNNNNNNNNNNNNNNNNNNNNNNNNNNNNNNNNNNNNNNNNNNNNNNNNNNNNNNNNNNNNNNNNNNNNNNNNNNNNNNNNNNNNNNNNNNNNNNNNNNGGGAGTTGTGGGTACGGGCTCCTTGGGGGTGGGAGCTGGCTCCTTGGGGGTGGTGGGAGCTTGCTTCTTAGGAGTGGTAGGTTCAGGCTCCTTAGGGGTTGTGGGATCTGGTTCCTTGGTGGTGGGTTCAGCCTTGGTAGTAGTGGGAGCTGAGTTCTTGGGAGTTGTAGATGTGGGTTCAACATCTTTAGCAGATGTTTTCTCTGCACTCCGTGTCTCTTTAGCCGAAGTAGTCTTCTCCTTTTTACTGGCAGAAGACTGTTTATTTGTTGCAGTCGTCTCCTTTGTTTCAACTGTTGTCTCTTTATTGGAAGCTGAAGATGCCTCTTTGGATGTCTCAGAATTAGGTGCGAAGCTGGGTTTAGGAGTTGCTGGTTTTGCTGCTGTTGTCTTGGGAGATGTGGTGACTTTGTTGTGTGGAGTAGTAGGAGGGTCAGGAGGTGGGGTGAGCTTGGACTCACCATTATCCAGTCCACTTCCAGCTTCATCCACAACTGGTGGTTCTGGATTAGGTTTCTTTTTAGGGGTGTTTTTCTTGTTATCTTTCACtagggaaaaataataatatcttGTTATTTGGAAGTAGCAGCTCGAAGTCATCAAAGTGGTCAGTGCCACAAAACATGTCTGTGCTCATGTTCTTTTCCCCTCACTTGGTCCACACATGCCACCCACCCCCATTCTATAGTGTTCGGTGTTGTCCTCCTTCCTTAGAAACGTGACTCCAGCCTCTGAGAGCTGCTTCACTAACTCGTACATTGGTTTCTACTGAGGAGCTGGTGCCAATCTTTGCAACTGAGCAGTTTCTGCTGAACCCAGTTGTAATGCATAGGCTCTGAGCTTCTTTTCAACTGTGTGGTTAAAAGGACACGGTTCACAGGACATAGGCAATTAGGATGTCAAGGCAATAGATACTATTTAAAATTTCCCATAGCAACTACCCTTTAGGGGAACTACTAAGCCCAAAGAGCCTTTCACTGATAGGAATTCTGATTAGCAAATTTGTATTGCACTTCCATCAAGAGCAGGATTCTTGCAGTGACTTGAAGTCAGACTGTCTAGCTAGTAGACTGAAGAATGTTTCAAAGAAACAACATCACCCAGGAGGATGTTTGTCAAAATTCTAGTACTTAGtagagaaagaatatattttagaatttcagGAAATACAAATAACAGATCAGATGGAATCTCTTTTCAGGAAAAAAACAGCCTATTCTTTAACTTGCAGAGAGAAGTGAGacagatatgattttaaaaatgggaaaataataaTGAGCAATATAACAGGAATGATAATCTTGCCTTTCCTTGGAGGTTTAAGAGTATGTCAAGGATTAATGTTTGGAAAACACTATATAAGCTTATgttaaataaaatcatagaagggaaaacaaaaaatggggcagagagggaagaggagaagacagTGATCAGATAGACAGGGATAGCAACAGACTCACAAACTACTGTCTCCAGTACCGTCCTGTTTACAGTTCTAGCATCTTCCGGTCccttgctgtgaagagtcacTTAGCTGCTTACCACTGATTCTCTATAAGGTCTATTCATTTGGCACTTTTTAAGCTGTTTCCATAGTTACATACTCTCCAGATATTGAGATCTCAAACCGTTCCATCAACACACATcactttttgaaaaattattgtTAATATGGCATTGATAGAGTCTTTGATCTTTATCAATGCTCAAACCTTTTGGGTTCTTCTGTAATTCTCTATTAGCTGAATTTTTGGAAGACTTGATTTTCCGAATagttgaagaggaagaagaggaggaggaggaggactcttgattttcagaaacagaatgttctataaatcaaataaaaagtttGATCACACCAACTGTGAtttataacaaaacaaagcaaaaagaactgCTGGTCCACATGCAACAAGAAATGCTGAAAGCTGATCTCCGAGCGCTGGAGTGTCCAGCCATTTTATGGGCAATGCAGCTACTTGCTTTGTAAAGCTGTCAGCTAAAAGCAAGACATTTTAGCTCATGACATATACCAACAATAGAACTGTCTCCTGATTTTCCAACACCTGCTAAAATTTACACAGTCTAGTTCTGTGAAAAATAGAGGGGAAAAAActgtaaattttcatttttttaatgagatttgCCTCTTCTGAGAAGTCCCATACTGGGTTTGGTAAATAAGGGTTATAAATATACAAAGGGTTTATATTTTGGCTTAGATTTTAACTTAAGtcaagtaaacaaaaaataagagTGCTTCATGACTCAGAAGATGAGCCTTTGAGGATATTCATATGAATAGTCCACCTACAGGTTGTTTCAGTTAAGAAACCCCCTGGAGTGATGGCTGTCATCTTCCTAC
This region includes:
- the Prg4 gene encoding proteoglycan 4, giving the protein MGWKILPICLLLLLLPVFLIQQVSSQDLPSCAGRCGEGYSRDATCNCDYNCQHYMECCPDFKRVCTTELSCKGRCFESFARGRECDCDSQCKQYGKCCVDYDSFCEEVKDNKKNTPKKKPNPEPPVVDEAGSGLDNAVPGTDLLAGGLNQGININPMLSDETNLCNGKPVDGLTTLHNGTLVAFRGHYFWMLNPLRPPSPARRITEVWGIPSPIDTVFTRCNCEGKTFFFKDSQYWRFTNDVVDAGYPKQIVKGFGGLTGKIVAALSIAKYKDRPESVYFFKRGGSIQQYTYKQEPMKKCTRRQPAINYSVYGEAAQVRRRRFERAVGPFQTHTFRIHYSLPIRVSYQDKGFLHNEVKVSTMWRGFPNVVTSAITLPNIRKPDGYDYYAFSKDQYYNIDVPTRTARAITTRSGQTLSKIWYNCP